GGGGTTCTTCGATTCTACCTGGATGGTACCCTTCATCGCCGCCTCACACTTCCCACTTCTCTTTGAAGACGCTCGGGCCCTTCTTGCGGAGGTGTTCGGTCATCTCGGTGATTGTGTCCGCGAACTTGCGGCCCTCGGCCGCAGAGATCCAGCGCAGCCAGACCCGGTCAGTATCCAGGCCCACGGACTTCATGATCGAGTTGAAAAGCACCATCCGGCGCCTGGCCTTGTAGTTGCCGGAGACATAGTGGCAGTCGCCGGGATGGCACCCGCCCATGAACACGCCGTCCGCGCCTTCGAGCAGGGCGCGCAGGATGTAGACCGAGTCGACCGCGCCCGAGCACATCACTCGGATCGGCCGCATGTTCGGCGGGTACTGCATGCGCGACGTGCCGGCCAGGTCCGCGCCCGCGTAGGTACACCAGTTACAGAGGAAACCAACTATCTTCGGTTCGTAGTTAGCCATCTATTGCGCCTCCATCAGAGAGCCGCGTCGACCATCGAAATGACATTCTTCGCCTCAAAACCCTTGAGCTTTATCGCTTCGGACGGACAGGCCGCCGCGCACGCACCGCAGCCCTGGCACAGCACCGCGGTAACCTCGGACTTGCCGGTCACCGGGTTGAGCCGCGCCGCCTCGTACTGGCAGATCTCCTCACACATGCCGCACCCGGTACACCAGCGCGGATTGACCTCGGCCACGACCGCCTCGGTCGAGAGTTCCTTGTGCGAGATGATCGAGCAGGCGCGCGCCGCGGCCGCGTAGGCCTGCGCCACGGTTTCCGGAATCCGGCGCGGGCTGTGCGCCATACCCGCCATGAACACGCCCCGGGTGGTGAAATCTACCGGGCGGAGCTTCATATGCGCCTCAAGGAAGAAACCATCCTCGTTGAGCGGCACCTTGAGCAGCTGGGCCAGCTCATGGTTCGACTTCGCCGGGACCACGCCGGCCGAGAGCACCAGCAGGTCGGCATCTATGCCGAGCCGGCGCTGCAGCACCGGGTCGTACACCGACACGTGCAGCCGGCCGTCGACGCCCGCGACCTCCGGCTTCGTCTCCGGGTCAAACCTCACGAACATCACCCCGGCCTCACGCGCGTCGCGGTAGAGCTTCTCTCTGAACCCGTAGGTCCGCATGTCGCGGTACAGGATGTAGACGTTCGCCTTGTGGTTCGCCTGCTTGAGCTTCAGGGCGTTCTTCACCGCTTCGGTGCAGCAGATGCGCGAGCACCACGGGTGCTCCTTCTCGCGCGACCCCACGCACTGTACCATCACCACGTGCTTCAGTTCTTTCGCCTGGTCCGGGCACTCGTGGAGCATGCTTTCCAGCTCGGACTGGGTCTTCACCCGCTGATCCCTGCCGTAGAGGAACTCGGTCGGTTGGTACTCGTCAGCGCCGGTGGCGACGATGAAGACTCCGTGCTCAACCGGGATGTCCGACCCGTCGGACTTCCGGACCGTCGTCTTGTAGTTCCCGACGTAGCCGGTGACAGCAGTCAGTTCCGCGCCGGCAAGAACTGTGACCTTTGGGTGGGCGCGGAGCCGCTGCTCCAGACGGGCAACGAACCCGGTAAGGTCGTCGCCGGCATCGGTGTACTTGAGGCGGAGGAGATTGCCGCCGAGCCGGTCGTTCTTCTCGACGAGATACGTCTCGAATCCCTGGTCGGCGACTGCGATTGCCGCAGTCATCCCGGCCAGCCCGCCGCCGATGACAAGGGCCTTCTGGACTATGGGCTGGGGCGACGACGAGAGCGGCCGCAGCAGGCGCGAATTGGCCACCGCCATCCGCACCAGTTCCTTTGACTTCTCGGTCGCCACGTCCGGCTGCTTCATGTGGACCCACGAGCACTGGTCGCGGATGTTGGCCATCGTGAAGAGGTAGGGATTGAGTCCCGCCTCGGCCAGGGTCTCCTGGAACAGCGGCTCGTGTGTCCGGGGGGTGCAGGAAGCGACGATGACCCGGTTGAGCCTGTGCTCCTCGATGACCTTGCGCATCTTCTGCTGCGTGTCCTGTGAACACGTGAAGAGGTTGTCGTCGGCCAGGACCACGTTCGGCAGCGTCCGGGCGTACTCGACCACGCTCGGCACCTTGACCACGCCGCCAATGTTGATGCCGCAGTTGCAGATGAAGACGCCGATACGCGGCTCCTCGCCG
This genomic stretch from candidate division WOR-3 bacterium harbors:
- a CDS encoding FAD-dependent oxidoreductase — protein: AHRFSPQFGCVEGLVPADTVILAIGQAVDADAFDGFERGPGGTFKVNPLTLETLMPGVFAGGDMVSGPASVIEAVNAGHEAAISIDRFINRQEVSAGREKPKEKAAKAEESAAARAKVERRERASEPALPAGEREGNFREVAQGFTEEQAVAEAQRCLNCGICCECLQCVAACEAKAIDHTQVGSDDEVEVGAVVLSAGFKEYKPTGEYGYGYGRFPNVVTSLEFERILSASGPYEGHVKRPSDLAQPKKVAWIQCVGSRNAEHFYCSSVCCMYATKEAVIAREHCGGNLDCHVYYMDMRCFGKDFEKYYDRARDEYGIQFRRCKVSALSRVEGSEDLSISYEDEAGTLKQEQYDMVVVSTALAANPRVAEMARRIGVGVDEQGFVKTDRFEPVLTDRPGVYACGALVEPKDIPETVTEATGAAGAVAALLAPARNTLVRPKVYPPFRDVSGEEPRIGVFICNCGINIGGVVKVPSVVEYARTLPNVVLADDNLFTCSQDTQQKMRKVIEEHRLNRVIVASCTPRTHEPLFQETLAEAGLNPYLFTMANIRDQCSWVHMKQPDVATEKSKELVRMAVANSRLLRPLSSSPQPIVQKALVIGGGLAGMTAAIAVADQGFETYLVEKNDRLGGNLLRLKYTDAGDDLTGFVARLEQRLRAHPKVTVLAGAELTAVTGYVGNYKTTVRKSDGSDIPVEHGVFIVATGADEYQPTEFLYGRDQRVKTQSELESMLHECPDQAKELKHVVMVQCVGSREKEHPWCSRICCTEAVKNALKLKQANHKANVYILYRDMRTYGFREKLYRDAREAGVMFVRFDPETKPEVAGVDGRLHVSVYDPVLQRRLGIDADLLVLSAGVVPAKSNHELAQLLKVPLNEDGFFLEAHMKLRPVDFTTRGVFMAGMAHSPRRIPETVAQAYAAAARACSIISHKELSTEAVVAEVNPRWCTGCGMCEEICQYEAARLNPVTGKSEVTAVLCQGCGACAAACPSEAIKLKGFEAKNVISMVDAAL
- a CDS encoding hydrogenase iron-sulfur subunit → MANYEPKIVGFLCNWCTYAGADLAGTSRMQYPPNMRPIRVMCSGAVDSVYILRALLEGADGVFMGGCHPGDCHYVSGNYKARRRMVLFNSIMKSVGLDTDRVWLRWISAAEGRKFADTITEMTEHLRKKGPSVFKEKWEV